In the Sphingobium sp. Z007 genome, GACTGGACCGCGCGCATCACCGCGCTCTTGAGGCCCGCGAAGGAGAAATGCGGTTCATCGGTGTGAATCAACGGCCGCGGCAGCGGCACGCTCTTAGGATCACCCAGCGCGGCCGCCTTTTCCACCTGCGGGCCGCCGGGATAGCCCAATCCCAGCAGCTTGGCGGTCTTGTCGAACGCTTCGCCTGCCGCATCGTCAATGGTGGTGGCGAGGCGGACATAGGCGCCCGGCCCCTTCACATGGAGCAGCTGGCAATGGCCGCCCGACACCAGCAGCAGCAGATAGGGAAATTGCAGCGTCGGATCGGCGAGGCGCGGCGAGAGCGCATGGCCCTCCAGATGATTGACCGCAATCAGCGGCTTGCCCGCCGCATGAGCCAGCGCCTTGCCGGTGACGAGGCCGACCATGACCCCGCCGATCAGGCCCGGCCCGGCGGTGGCGGCGATAACGTCCACGTCGGCCAGCGTCATCTTCGCGTCAGCCAGGGCCTCTGCAACCAGGGGGGTGAGCATTTCGACATGCGCGCGGGCGGCGATTTCCGGCACCACGCCGCCATAGGGGCGGTGCGCCTCTTCCTGCGTGGCGAGGCGATGCGCGAGAATACGGCCGTCAGCGCTTACCAGCGCCGCTGCGGTCTCATCGCAGCTCGATTCCAGGCCCAGAATGATTGTCATTGCCGCTTCCATCTAATGGCCGTGGTCATTAGAGCAAGCCGCATATGCTTTTGCCCGAAAGACCGTTGCGCCTCGGCACCAGAGGTTCGCCCCTGGCGCTCGCCCAGGCCCGCATGACCGCCCGCGCCCTGTGCGCCGTCCATGGCTGGCCCGACGATGCCGTGACGATCGTCACCGTCCAGACGAGCGGCGACCGGATACAGGACCGGGCGCTGGCCGACATCGGCGGCAAGGCGCTGTGGACCAAGGAATTGGACCGGGCGCTGGTCGA is a window encoding:
- the tsaD gene encoding tRNA (adenosine(37)-N6)-threonylcarbamoyltransferase complex transferase subunit TsaD; amino-acid sequence: MTIILGLESSCDETAAALVSADGRILAHRLATQEEAHRPYGGVVPEIAARAHVEMLTPLVAEALADAKMTLADVDVIAATAGPGLIGGVMVGLVTGKALAHAAGKPLIAVNHLEGHALSPRLADPTLQFPYLLLLVSGGHCQLLHVKGPGAYVRLATTIDDAAGEAFDKTAKLLGLGYPGGPQVEKAAALGDPKSVPLPRPLIHTDEPHFSFAGLKSAVMRAVQSGQHRTQDIAASFQQAVIDCLVDRTRRALGRSEGVTALVVAGGVAANNAVRAALESLAADHGLPFVAPPLWLCTDNAAMIAWAGAERFAVGLIDDLTFPARPRWPLDPAAEKARGAGVKA